The following proteins come from a genomic window of Pseudochaenichthys georgianus chromosome 17, fPseGeo1.2, whole genome shotgun sequence:
- the LOC117462343 gene encoding uncharacterized protein KIAA0040 homolog: MDGGTDSVRDFFHQLWSIATEKHSQGAYNTVCLVVLLTLPLIVLLTTLVVCCHCCCCRHANCCCCKDAMATARSETKKRKNSSEDLWISVKGGPMTPDRVALAME; encoded by the coding sequence ATGGATGGGGGAACAGACAGCGTCCGGGATTTTTTCCACCAACTTTGGAGCATTGCTACAGAGAAGCACAGCCAGGGGGCGTACAACACGGTGTGCCTGGTGGTGCTGCTGACTCTGCCCCTCATCGTCCTCCTCACCACGTTGGTCGTGTGCTgccactgctgctgctgtcgcCATGCCAACTGCTGCTGTTGCAAGGACGCCATGGCAACCGCAAGGTCAGAAACGAAGAAGAGAAAGAACTCGAGTGAGGACTTGTGGATCTCCGTCAAGGGGGGGCCGATGACGCCTGACAGGGTCGCCCTGGCCATGGAGTAG